In Primulina huaijiensis isolate GDHJ02 chromosome 6, ASM1229523v2, whole genome shotgun sequence, a single window of DNA contains:
- the LOC140978656 gene encoding mediator of RNA polymerase II transcription subunit 22a-like: MNKGAGIGGVAGGGGPTAAASAAAAQKQKALLQRVDADVGNLVENFAYLVNVARVNDAPVQNSQESFMMEMRAARIVQAADSLLKLVSELKQTAIFSGFASLNDHVDQRTDEYNKLAETTNGMLAEIGEVAAASLKELESHYYSSILRSVMGQEL; this comes from the exons ATGAATAAAGGAGCAGGCATAGGAGGCGTCGCTGGTGGCGGTGGACCCACTGCCGCTGCGTCTGCGGCGGCGGCCCAAAAGCAGAAAGCACTTCTTCAAAGGGTGGATGCGGATGTTGGAAATCTTGTGGAGAATTTCGCGTACCTCGTTAACGTGGCTCGG GTTAATGATGCTCCGGTTCAAAATTCTCAAGAATCTTTCATGATGGAGATGCGTGCTGCGAGAATT GTTCAAGCAGCTGACTCTTTGCTTAAGTTGGTGTCCGAATTAAAGCAGACAGCAATATTTTCCGGATTCGCGTCTCTCAACGACCATGTAGACCAGAGAACAGATGAGTACAATAAACTTGCGGAAACTACAAATGGGATGTTGGCTGAAATTGGAGAGGTGGCAGCAGCTAGCCTTAAGGAGCTTGAATCCCATTACTATTCCTCGATCCTGAGATCCGTCATGGGTCAAGAACTGTGA